A section of the Dromaius novaehollandiae isolate bDroNov1 chromosome 6, bDroNov1.hap1, whole genome shotgun sequence genome encodes:
- the ZNF511 gene encoding zinc finger protein 511 isoform X2: MRRAAAAGGHVAAGRAARPPGRGAAPRAPPAAASRRAARPAAPALRLRRAPPPPAPPPPAPRGWRRSQTFVPPRCPYECHGSGGKIQVFDTLEGYEHHYNTLHRNVCSFCKRSFPSGHLLDIHILEWHDSLFQIMAEKQNMYKCLVEGCAEKFKSSKDRKDHLVTIHLYPADFRFDRPKKIKSITKHERSPMKQDAGVPMDVSVETSEQFQADSMEIGPGDNMDIPQPAPNTVPLVPEKRLYKSRIPSTICFGQGATRGFKGPKKKV, encoded by the exons atgcgccgcgctgccgccgccgggggccATGTTGCTGCCGGCCGAGCTGCGCGACCGCCtgggcgcggcgccgccccccgcgccccgcccgccgccgcctcccgccgcgccgcgcgccccgccgcgcccgcccttCGCCTTCGccgcgcgccgcctccgcctgcgCCGCCACCACCCGCTCCTCGAG GATGGAGACGTTCACAGACATTTGTACCTCCAAGATGTCCTTACGAGTGTCACGGAAGTGGCGGAAAGATCCAA GTCTTCGATACCCTGGAAGGCTACGAGCACCACTACAACACGCTGCACAGGAACGTCTGCTCCTTCTGTAAGCGCTCCTTTCCATCAGGGCATCTCTTGGATATTCACATCTTGGAGTGGCACGACTCGCTCTTCCAGATAATGGCAGAGAAACAGAACATG TACAAATGCTTGGTGGAAGGCTGCGCAGAGAAGTTCAAGAGCAGCAAAGACAGAAAGGATCACTTGGTCACCATTCACCTTTATCCTGCTGACTTTCGATTTGatagaccaaaaaaaattaaaag CATCACCAAGCATGAGAGATCTCCCATGAAACAGGATGCAGGTGTACCAATGGATGTGAGTGTGGAGACTTCGGAGCAATTCCAAGCAGATTCCATGGAAATAGGCCCCGGTGACAACATGGACATCCCTCAGCCTGCACCCAACACAGTCCCCTTGGTGCCTGAGAAACGACTCTATAAATCCAG GATCCCATCCACAATTTGCTTTGGACAAGGCGCCACCCGAGGATTTAAAGGCccaaagaaaaaagtctga
- the ZNF511 gene encoding zinc finger protein 511 isoform X1 has product MLLPAELRDRLGAAPPPAPRPPPPPAAPRAPPRPPFAFAARRLRLRRHHPLLEDGDVHRHLYLQDVLTSVTEVAERSKVSEFCCHISGCCQVFDTLEGYEHHYNTLHRNVCSFCKRSFPSGHLLDIHILEWHDSLFQIMAEKQNMYKCLVEGCAEKFKSSKDRKDHLVTIHLYPADFRFDRPKKIKSITKHERSPMKQDAGVPMDVSVETSEQFQADSMEIGPGDNMDIPQPAPNTVPLVPEKRLYKSRIPSTICFGQGATRGFKGPKKKV; this is encoded by the exons ATGTTGCTGCCGGCCGAGCTGCGCGACCGCCtgggcgcggcgccgccccccgcgccccgcccgccgccgcctcccgccgcgccgcgcgccccgccgcgcccgcccttCGCCTTCGccgcgcgccgcctccgcctgcgCCGCCACCACCCGCTCCTCGAG GATGGAGACGTTCACAGACATTTGTACCTCCAAGATGTCCTTACGAGTGTCACGGAAGTGGCGGAAAGATCCAA GGTGTCTGAATTCTGTTGTCACATCTCTGGGTGCTGCCAGGTCTTCGATACCCTGGAAGGCTACGAGCACCACTACAACACGCTGCACAGGAACGTCTGCTCCTTCTGTAAGCGCTCCTTTCCATCAGGGCATCTCTTGGATATTCACATCTTGGAGTGGCACGACTCGCTCTTCCAGATAATGGCAGAGAAACAGAACATG TACAAATGCTTGGTGGAAGGCTGCGCAGAGAAGTTCAAGAGCAGCAAAGACAGAAAGGATCACTTGGTCACCATTCACCTTTATCCTGCTGACTTTCGATTTGatagaccaaaaaaaattaaaag CATCACCAAGCATGAGAGATCTCCCATGAAACAGGATGCAGGTGTACCAATGGATGTGAGTGTGGAGACTTCGGAGCAATTCCAAGCAGATTCCATGGAAATAGGCCCCGGTGACAACATGGACATCCCTCAGCCTGCACCCAACACAGTCCCCTTGGTGCCTGAGAAACGACTCTATAAATCCAG GATCCCATCCACAATTTGCTTTGGACAAGGCGCCACCCGAGGATTTAAAGGCccaaagaaaaaagtctga